In the Alligator mississippiensis isolate rAllMis1 chromosome 7, rAllMis1, whole genome shotgun sequence genome, one interval contains:
- the LOC106737713 gene encoding mucin-2, with protein sequence MPSLDLLPPAPTLSLSPPCPVRGQHVRLICSPPKGSQALQFLFYELQSSGYWTRMTTQDTNAWKIPRKEPQRSLTFSCVYSVQGSPQNQIQSHQSNPVTLTLTDSQSVTPCSYPASSQPGHHLAASTDPPRIPTSHPPDPSQNGPGHNVTSPDSHVISTLSASSPATSQPTPEKDTTALPYRNGMSPLPTSQSPLPSQHTLQDDITAAQNPDRTPASSTLNTTTSQTLHCCTVTNTTQTSEEDEDNFFLIVGFCVAGVLVLLLLLMFLHRRWRERRQTSRSHWKSRELRLSRLKRRSLDTVGAYGNNTIPKDESAKGVLQAEPQDWGLLPKKEISKKVEPSKEPMLPSTKFKDPMNPYDIDPTYSLLTFPYSTFQTGEAEEVFTLIEPVYTDPLSLHCKHSLNGDLGASRDLQE encoded by the exons atgcCCAGTTTGGacttgctccccccagctccgACACTGTCGCTGAGTCCTCCATGCCCCGTGAGGGGGCAGCATGTCCGTCTCATCTGCTCCCCCCCGAAGGGGTCCCAGGCTCTGCAGTTCCTCTTCTACGAGCTCCAGAGCAGCGGGTACTGGACAAGGATGACGACACAGGACACAAATGCCTGGAAGATCCCAAGGAAGGAACCACAACGCAGCTTGACTTTCTCTTGTGTCTACTCAGTTCAGGGCAGCCCCCAGAACCAGATCCAGTCTCACCAAAGCAACCCGGTGACACTGACCCTGACAG ATTCACAGTCAGTAACCCCATGCAGTTATCCGGCCTCATCCCAGCCAGGTCACCACCTCGCAGCCAGCACGGATCCCCCTCGGATTCCCACCTCGCACCCTCCGGACCCTTCCCAGAATGGCCCTGGACATAACGTCACATCTCCAGACTCGCATGTGATCTCCACGctctctgcctccagccctgccacatcCCAGCCAACCCCTGAGAAAGACACCACAGCCCTCCCATATCGAAATGGGatgtccccactgcccacctcacaGTCCCCACTGCCATCCCAGCATACCCTTCAAGATGACATCACAGCTGCACAGAACCCGGACAGGACCCCCGCATCATCCACCCTGAACACAACCACCTCCCAGACTCTGCACTGCTGCACTGTCACAAATACGACTCAGACGTCAGAGGAAG ACGAAGACAACTTCTTCCTGATTGTTGGCTTCTGTGTTGCGGGGGTGCTggttctgctcctgctgctcatgTTTCTTCACAGGAGGTGGAGGG AAAGAAGACAGACATCCAG GTCCCACTGGAAAAGCAGGGAGTTGCGCCTGTCTCGGCTAAAGAGGAG GTCCCTGGACACTGTTGGAGCCTATGGGAACAATACAA TCCCCAAGGATGAGAGTGCAAAAGGAGTGCTCCAAGCAGAACCCCAGGactgggggctgctgcccaagaaggaaATAAGCAAGAAAGTGGAGCCCAGCAAGGAGCCAATGTTGCCCAGCACCAAGTTCAAAGACCCAATGAATCCTTAT GACATTGACCCTACCTATTCCCTCCTCACCTTTCCCTACTCCACCTTCCAAACGGGGGAAGCAGAAGAGGTTTTCACCTTAATTGAACCTGTCTACACTGACCCCCTGTCCCTCCACTGCAAGCATTCCCTCAACGGAGACTTGGGTGCATCCCGAGACCTGCAGGAATGA